A region of Lemur catta isolate mLemCat1 chromosome 22, mLemCat1.pri, whole genome shotgun sequence DNA encodes the following proteins:
- the DEFB109B gene encoding putative beta-defensin 109B, producing MRLRLLLSTLLLLTLLPSVRSGMSSSEGHCLNLSGICRRDTCKVSEDIIAGCRRRWKCCRVWWILLPIPTPIVFSDYQEPLKPRLK from the exons ATGAGACTCCGTCTGCTTCtctccactctcctcctcctGACTCTCTTACCCTCAG TAAGAAGTGGTATGTCTTCTTCTGAAGGCCACTGTCTCAATCTGTCTGGCATCTGCAGAAGAGACACCTGCAAAGTATCAGAAGATATAATTGCCGGCTGCCGAAGAAGGTGGAAATGCTGTAGAGTGTGGTGGATTCTTCTACCAATTCCAACACCAATTGTATTTTCAGATTATCAAGAGCCTCTTAAGCCTAGGTTGAAATGA